In a single window of the Acidobacteriota bacterium genome:
- a CDS encoding SDR family oxidoreductase, with amino-acid sequence MDFKLSNKTALVSGSTAGIGLAIARSLAQEGATVIVNGRTVARVATAIDTLLAELPTAKLVGLAVDLSTAEGVQTCVSKHPEIDILVNNLGIFEPKPFLEIPDADWQRFFEVNVLSGVRLSRAYLPGMLARNWGRLIFISSESGVNIPAEMIHYGMTKTAQLAVARGLAETTAGTGVTVNSVLPGPTRSEGVEEFLQSMTLHQGISLETLEKQFFETVRPSSLLKRFATVEEVANLVTYVASELSSATNGAALRVDGGCVRSVI; translated from the coding sequence ATGGATTTCAAACTCTCCAATAAGACTGCCCTGGTCAGTGGTTCAACGGCTGGAATTGGACTCGCGATTGCGCGGTCGCTGGCTCAGGAAGGCGCCACGGTGATTGTCAACGGTCGAACAGTCGCGCGGGTTGCAACGGCCATTGATACACTTCTGGCAGAGCTCCCGACGGCCAAACTGGTTGGACTGGCGGTGGACCTGTCAACCGCCGAAGGCGTCCAGACCTGTGTGTCCAAACACCCGGAAATTGACATTCTGGTCAACAACCTGGGGATTTTTGAACCGAAACCCTTCCTGGAAATTCCAGATGCCGACTGGCAACGCTTTTTTGAGGTCAATGTGTTGAGTGGTGTGCGGTTGAGTCGGGCCTACCTGCCGGGAATGCTGGCCCGGAACTGGGGGCGGCTCATCTTTATTTCGAGCGAATCGGGCGTCAACATCCCCGCCGAGATGATCCATTACGGCATGACCAAAACCGCACAACTGGCGGTTGCCCGTGGACTGGCCGAAACGACGGCGGGAACCGGCGTCACCGTCAATTCAGTCCTGCCGGGACCAACCCGGTCGGAAGGCGTTGAAGAATTCCTGCAAAGTATGACGCTCCATCAAGGTATCTCGCTGGAAACGCTTGAAAAGCAATTTTTTGAAACGGTTCGGCCTTCGTCGCTCTTGAAGCGCTTTGCCACTGTCGAAGAAGTCGCCAACCTGGTGACCTATGTGGCCAGCGAACTTTCGTCAGCCACCAACGGTGCGGCCCTGCGCGTGGACGGCGGGTGCGTGCGAAGTGTGATTTAA
- a CDS encoding response regulator, with protein MQMAHCVPDYFSPIRRVLGWVILVCAVLLPWFSTPVTALNPRKAITQYIHRTWSKDQGLPSNAILSLLQTRDHYLWIGTYDGLVRFDGASFTVFNKTNTPQMKNNGIWALAEDAEGTLWIGTNGGGLMAYRAGEWRTYDTNQGLLSQIVTTLQTDATGNLWIGTRLGVQCLSRKGTLRLETIVTSDGQPFGSIYKIVTAPDGTVFIASDSGLHRVTPGAAKLVGERINWVAGMVRALAFDHTGTLWIGHTGGTLMRVSGEQREVIKLSDRPFHSTITAICEDFDGNLWLATDGLGVARYHDGQLSFFSTTDGLTDNSIQSMVVDQEGNLWIGAYRAGLNCLHDGKFWLYTPKEGLLDETVWQIYPDSGVGVWICTQNGLNLWRDGHLTPFPMGEKDQGAIVRCVARDRKGRLWVGTNETGLFEVKIRGDKAEYLPFSAHPLPNRKIRALCADTLGNLWIGTSNGLCCLSDQGWRVYTTNDGLSVGSIMAIEADPNGGLWIATNGGGVNYFSNGTFKSYTSRTGLPSDVVFSTFIEPPGTVWITTNNGLVRLKNNQLDILGAKHGLWGENYYAIQPDSLGNFWIGGNSGIFSVSSQELNEVADHQRDRVSIKQYGKADGMPNEECTGSGQGCQTADGRLWFPTLGGVVVVDPLNVPINQLQPEVHLEAILASGKPVSLQLPINLSFQENTLEIKYTALSFVAPEKVQFRVQLVGFDPQLIDPGNRRTAYYTNLPSGHYTFRVLASNNDGVWNETGATLKLSIATPYWRTWWALIGYVLALIGMIGLVVQWRVRALHQQNLILENRIAERTGELSETVKHLQSSEQKALEASQAKSAFLANMSHEIRTPMNGVLGMASLLLKSGVTNEQKEYAETIKISAEALITVINDILDISKIEAGKLKLDVVDFELRPLLEEVIRLFQPVATKKEIDLTLEVAPEVPNWLKGDPVRLRQILNNLVGNAVKFTEQGSVTLSVQLEEYSGGDKYLLLFEIDDTGIGITPEAQIHLFEKFYQADTSITRQYGGTGLGLAISKQLVELMQGEISLVSEAGRGTNFTFSARFQAGAIPITHLRSEFPPQPKPIGITSLIEKVLVVEDNRLNQKVIVSLLKKLGIEADVANNGQEALDAIQHDSYQLIFMDCQMPVMDGFTATREIRRKETGSQHLPIIAVTANAMPEDEQACYEAGMDGVITKPFTPEKLKDAVDAWSQMVRASSEVANSE; from the coding sequence ATGCAGATGGCGCACTGTGTTCCGGATTATTTTTCTCCCATCAGGCGAGTTCTAGGATGGGTTATCCTGGTATGTGCCGTCTTGCTGCCCTGGTTTTCAACGCCGGTGACAGCCCTCAACCCTCGTAAAGCCATCACCCAGTACATTCATCGCACCTGGTCCAAGGATCAAGGACTCCCTTCAAATGCCATTTTGTCCTTGCTCCAAACCCGAGACCATTACCTCTGGATTGGCACTTATGACGGGCTGGTTCGGTTTGATGGCGCTTCGTTTACAGTGTTTAACAAGACCAACACTCCGCAGATGAAAAACAATGGGATTTGGGCCCTGGCCGAAGATGCCGAGGGAACACTCTGGATTGGCACCAATGGCGGTGGACTGATGGCCTACCGGGCTGGGGAGTGGCGAACCTACGATACCAACCAGGGCTTGCTGTCTCAGATTGTGACGACCCTGCAGACTGATGCGACCGGAAACCTCTGGATCGGAACCCGGTTAGGGGTTCAATGCCTGTCACGAAAAGGCACTCTTCGTCTGGAAACGATTGTCACCAGCGACGGCCAGCCGTTTGGGAGTATCTATAAAATCGTGACCGCGCCGGATGGTACGGTTTTCATTGCCTCTGACTCTGGTTTGCATCGGGTTACTCCTGGTGCGGCCAAACTCGTTGGCGAACGAATCAACTGGGTGGCTGGAATGGTGCGTGCGCTGGCTTTTGACCATACCGGAACGCTCTGGATTGGCCACACGGGCGGGACTCTGATGCGGGTCAGCGGTGAACAACGCGAAGTGATCAAGCTCTCGGATCGTCCGTTTCACAGCACCATCACCGCGATCTGCGAAGATTTCGATGGGAACCTCTGGCTCGCCACTGACGGGCTGGGTGTGGCCCGCTATCACGATGGGCAGTTGTCCTTTTTTTCAACCACGGATGGGCTCACGGATAATTCAATCCAATCAATGGTGGTGGATCAGGAGGGCAATTTGTGGATCGGAGCCTATCGCGCCGGGTTAAACTGCCTGCATGACGGAAAATTTTGGCTGTACACACCGAAAGAAGGGTTACTGGATGAAACCGTCTGGCAAATTTATCCCGACTCGGGGGTTGGTGTGTGGATTTGCACCCAGAATGGTTTGAATCTGTGGCGTGATGGTCACCTGACTCCGTTTCCAATGGGTGAAAAGGACCAGGGGGCGATTGTCCGATGTGTGGCCCGTGATCGAAAAGGCCGGTTGTGGGTTGGAACCAATGAAACCGGGTTATTTGAAGTGAAAATCAGAGGTGACAAAGCTGAGTATCTTCCGTTTTCAGCCCATCCTTTGCCAAATCGAAAGATTCGCGCGCTGTGTGCCGACACCTTGGGCAATTTGTGGATTGGAACTTCAAACGGCTTGTGTTGTCTGAGTGATCAGGGATGGCGGGTGTATACCACCAATGATGGGCTCTCAGTCGGTTCGATTATGGCCATTGAAGCCGACCCAAATGGCGGACTCTGGATTGCCACCAACGGCGGTGGTGTCAATTACTTTTCAAATGGAACTTTCAAATCCTACACCAGCCGCACGGGCCTGCCGAGTGATGTGGTGTTTTCCACCTTTATCGAGCCGCCCGGTACAGTTTGGATTACCACCAATAACGGACTGGTGCGATTGAAAAACAATCAGCTCGACATTTTGGGGGCGAAACATGGGTTGTGGGGCGAAAATTATTATGCCATTCAGCCAGATAGCCTTGGAAATTTCTGGATTGGGGGAAACAGCGGGATTTTTTCCGTTTCAAGTCAAGAGTTAAACGAGGTTGCCGATCACCAGCGAGATCGGGTTTCAATCAAACAGTATGGCAAGGCTGACGGCATGCCCAATGAAGAATGCACGGGTTCCGGGCAAGGGTGCCAAACGGCTGATGGCCGGCTTTGGTTTCCGACCCTGGGTGGGGTGGTGGTGGTTGATCCATTGAACGTGCCGATCAATCAGCTCCAACCTGAAGTCCACCTGGAGGCGATTTTGGCCAGTGGAAAACCAGTTTCACTCCAGTTACCTATCAACCTTTCGTTTCAGGAAAACACGCTCGAAATCAAGTACACCGCCTTGAGCTTTGTGGCTCCGGAAAAGGTGCAATTTCGAGTTCAACTGGTTGGGTTTGACCCACAATTGATTGATCCTGGCAATCGCCGGACGGCCTATTACACTAATCTTCCGTCGGGGCACTATACCTTCCGAGTTCTGGCTTCAAACAATGATGGAGTTTGGAATGAAACTGGGGCAACCCTCAAGCTGAGTATTGCCACACCTTACTGGCGGACCTGGTGGGCCTTGATTGGCTACGTTCTGGCCTTGATTGGAATGATTGGTTTGGTGGTCCAATGGCGAGTTCGAGCCTTACATCAGCAAAATTTGATCCTGGAGAACCGAATTGCTGAGCGGACGGGTGAACTTTCCGAAACCGTTAAACACTTGCAATCCTCTGAGCAAAAAGCACTTGAAGCCAGCCAGGCAAAAAGCGCGTTTCTGGCCAATATGAGCCACGAAATTCGAACCCCCATGAATGGCGTGCTCGGAATGGCGTCGCTTCTGCTCAAAAGTGGGGTGACCAACGAACAAAAAGAATATGCCGAGACCATCAAAATCTCAGCCGAAGCGCTGATCACCGTAATCAACGACATATTGGATATTTCCAAAATCGAAGCTGGTAAGCTCAAACTGGATGTGGTTGATTTTGAGCTGCGCCCGCTGCTGGAAGAGGTCATTCGGTTGTTTCAACCAGTGGCAACCAAAAAGGAGATTGACCTGACGCTGGAGGTCGCCCCCGAAGTTCCAAATTGGCTCAAAGGGGATCCCGTCCGGTTACGGCAGATTTTGAATAATCTGGTCGGAAATGCGGTGAAGTTTACTGAACAGGGAAGCGTAACCCTTTCAGTTCAACTTGAAGAATATTCCGGCGGAGATAAGTATTTGCTCCTGTTTGAGATTGATGATACGGGGATTGGAATTACCCCTGAGGCGCAAATCCACCTGTTTGAAAAGTTTTATCAGGCTGATACTTCGATTACCCGGCAGTATGGCGGCACCGGCCTTGGACTTGCCATTTCAAAACAACTGGTTGAACTGATGCAGGGTGAAATCAGTCTGGTCAGTGAGGCCGGTAGAGGAACGAATTTTACCTTTTCAGCACGGTTTCAAGCCGGTGCCATTCCAATCACTCACCTCCGGAGTGAATTCCCACCCCAGCCCAAACCCATCGGAATCACCTCGCTCATTGAAAAGGTCCTGGTGGTGGAAGACAACCGCCTGAATCAAAAAGTGATTGTGAGTCTCCTGAAAAAGCTCGGAATTGAAGCCGATGTTGCGAATAATGGCCAGGAAGCCCTCGACGCAATTCAGCATGATTCATACCAGTTGATATTTATGGACTGTCAAATGCCTGTGATGGATGGCTTTACCGCTACCCGTGAAATCCGGCGCAAAGAAACCGGTTCCCAGCACCTTCCGATTATTGCCGTCACCGCCAATGCCATGCCCGAAGACGAGCAAGCCTGTTATGAAGCCGGAATGGATGGCGTGATTACCAAACCGTTTACGCCGGAGAAATTGAAAGACGCGGTGGATGCCTGGTCGCAAATGGTAAGAGCGAGTAGCGAGGTAGCGAATAGCGAGTAG